In Paenibacillus sp. BIC5C1, a genomic segment contains:
- a CDS encoding DeoR/GlpR family DNA-binding transcription regulator, whose product MFQEERMQLIIEHLRKHNRISADDIVSLFDVSRDTARRDLIKLEEQDAIIRTRGGAILPVPPDERRSYKDRLLHISDEKRAIGKLAAAIVRQGEHIILDSSTTVQTCAENLNGKSCTVITNSIYSADLLSNHTAVEIRLLGGTVDKEQRYVYGTSVIETLSHYYVDKAFIGIGGITMDGFSASEEEGKIKHKMMQAAKQVIVLADHSKFDKRYGYRFADWSFVDMLITDQWPSQDWRTFLAEQQVEILIPEPTIEKEL is encoded by the coding sequence TTGTTTCAGGAAGAACGAATGCAGCTGATTATTGAACATTTGCGTAAACACAATCGCATTTCGGCTGATGATATTGTATCCCTCTTTGACGTTTCCCGGGACACAGCACGAAGGGATCTGATTAAGCTCGAAGAACAGGATGCCATTATCCGAACGCGCGGCGGTGCAATTCTCCCCGTTCCACCAGATGAGCGCCGATCTTATAAAGATCGTTTGCTCCACATTTCCGACGAAAAAAGAGCTATTGGCAAACTAGCGGCCGCGATCGTCCGCCAAGGCGAACACATTATTCTGGATTCTTCCACTACTGTGCAGACTTGTGCCGAAAATCTAAATGGCAAGTCCTGTACCGTCATCACCAATTCCATTTATTCAGCTGATCTTCTCTCCAATCATACCGCTGTCGAGATTCGTTTGCTGGGCGGAACAGTCGATAAGGAGCAACGTTATGTCTATGGAACTTCAGTGATTGAAACTCTTTCCCATTATTATGTAGACAAAGCCTTTATCGGCATTGGCGGAATTACGATGGATGGGTTCAGTGCCTCTGAAGAAGAAGGAAAGATCAAACACAAAATGATGCAGGCTGCAAAACAGGTCATTGTACTCGCTGACCATTCCAAGTTTGATAAGCGATATGGTTATCGTTTTGCGGACTGGTCATTCGTTGACATGTTAATTACAGACCAATGGCCTTCCCAAGATTGGCGAACTTTTCTAGCCGAACAACAAGTCGAGATTCTCATTCCTGAACCTACAATTGAAAAGGAGTTGTAA
- a CDS encoding helix-turn-helix domain-containing protein: MQSIYERIEHLIAERGMTKKAFCQQLKISTGNLGDWKRGKSIPSTNKLIEIASFFDVSLDWLMIGRPSKEAMVREKREDYFFDVLRQLNCQEGELSTVEQSFISEYIEFTRYRKSKESRDLGDFRYKGEDKPKGDELL, encoded by the coding sequence ATGCAGTCGATCTATGAGCGAATTGAACACCTGATTGCCGAACGAGGAATGACCAAGAAGGCTTTCTGCCAACAGCTGAAGATCAGCACGGGCAATCTGGGTGACTGGAAACGCGGTAAATCTATTCCGAGTACGAATAAACTAATTGAGATTGCTTCGTTTTTTGATGTGAGCCTTGACTGGCTCATGATTGGACGTCCATCCAAGGAGGCGATGGTACGGGAAAAACGGGAGGATTATTTTTTTGACGTGTTGCGGCAATTGAATTGCCAAGAAGGCGAATTATCGACTGTGGAACAGTCTTTTATCAGTGAATATATTGAATTTACCCGTTATCGCAAATCCAAGGAAAGCAGAGATTTAGGTGATTTTCGTTACAAGGGAGAAGATAAGCCCAAAGGAGACGAGCTGTTGTAG
- a CDS encoding urease accessory protein UreD — protein MIRRSELRATFALQGGRTVMTDRYYSAPLRFSRSFRPPGGGDELCVYTSDVSPGVLNGDQYRSEWQLGQNTHLMLSSTSATRLHPTPTVPSSVNHHFRLEQGAVLEYFPECVIPFKGSSSSLTTTFELGEQAILAYADIWSAGRIHRGEAFQFKRYRSLTEIWQGKQLAVWDRFGFEPEADDPKSSAAMLDYTHTAALWMIAPRLGAAQLESVRSILPPDGRMLAGASLLTSGGIGVRLLGMAAWELQEQCLEIWNALRSDLLGKPNLIFRK, from the coding sequence GTGATACGCCGCAGCGAGCTTCGGGCCACGTTCGCCCTCCAAGGCGGGCGCACCGTCATGACCGATCGATATTACAGCGCCCCTCTCCGGTTCAGCCGATCCTTTCGACCCCCGGGTGGCGGAGATGAATTATGTGTATACACTTCAGACGTCTCTCCAGGCGTGCTGAACGGTGATCAATATCGATCCGAATGGCAATTGGGGCAGAACACTCACTTAATGTTAAGCAGCACATCAGCCACGAGGCTTCATCCCACACCCACTGTTCCGTCATCTGTGAACCACCATTTTCGGCTGGAGCAAGGAGCGGTGCTGGAGTACTTCCCTGAATGCGTTATTCCGTTTAAAGGTAGCTCATCCTCACTCACCACGACCTTCGAGTTGGGTGAACAAGCAATACTTGCGTATGCTGATATCTGGTCCGCTGGACGGATTCATCGGGGAGAGGCCTTTCAGTTCAAGCGATATCGCAGTCTGACAGAAATCTGGCAAGGGAAGCAGTTGGCCGTATGGGATCGCTTCGGGTTCGAACCAGAAGCGGACGATCCAAAATCATCCGCAGCAATGTTAGACTACACCCATACTGCGGCTTTATGGATGATTGCCCCTCGATTGGGCGCAGCACAATTGGAGTCCGTACGGTCAATTCTTCCCCCAGATGGTCGTATGCTTGCCGGGGCCAGCTTGCTCACTTCAGGCGGGATCGGTGTTCGTTTGCTCGGAATGGCTGCCTGGGAACTTCAGGAGCAATGCCTTGAGATCTGGAACGCCCTTCGATCCGATCTTTTGGGTAAACCTAACCTCATATTCCGTAAGTGA
- the ureG gene encoding urease accessory protein UreG produces the protein MCGGANHTHHTEWERKVFDRSRPMRIGIGGPVGSGKTALVEKLSKALRTRYSLAVITNDIYTKEDAEILLRQNALAPERIIGVETGGCPHTAIREDASMNFEAVDELIERFPDLQLIFIESGGDNLSAAFSPELADVFIYIIDVAQGEKLPRKGGPGITRSDLLLINKTDLAPYVGASLQVMKDDTERVREGRPYVMSNLMSGEGVSEIVHWLEHQYMDDDASAAHLHTHTHEHGTTHSH, from the coding sequence ATGTGTGGAGGAGCTAATCATACGCATCATACGGAATGGGAACGTAAAGTATTTGATCGGAGTCGCCCGATGCGAATCGGAATCGGTGGGCCAGTAGGTTCAGGAAAAACAGCCCTAGTGGAGAAGCTGTCCAAGGCACTTCGTACACGCTACAGCCTGGCCGTTATTACTAATGATATATACACAAAGGAAGATGCCGAGATTTTACTGCGTCAGAATGCACTCGCACCAGAACGTATTATTGGTGTAGAAACAGGGGGATGCCCGCATACCGCTATTCGTGAGGATGCCTCAATGAATTTCGAAGCCGTTGATGAGTTGATTGAACGCTTCCCGGACCTGCAGCTGATCTTTATCGAAAGCGGCGGCGACAACCTCTCTGCCGCTTTCAGTCCGGAACTGGCGGACGTATTCATTTACATTATTGATGTGGCTCAAGGGGAAAAGCTACCTCGCAAAGGCGGTCCGGGTATTACACGTTCTGACCTACTGCTGATTAATAAGACCGACCTCGCCCCTTATGTTGGCGCAAGTCTGCAAGTAATGAAGGATGATACCGAACGGGTACGTGAGGGACGACCTTATGTGATGTCGAACCTGATGAGCGGTGAAGGGGTATCCGAAATCGTCCATTGGCTTGAACATCAATATATGGATGACGATGCTTCCGCTGCGCATCTGCATACACACACCCATGAGCACGGAACGACTCACAGCCACTAG
- a CDS encoding urease accessory protein UreF yields MMHSGTKLLRYVQLLDSALPIGGFSHSFGLEAYTHDGRIRTTAQLEQFIRGQLHSSLVRLDGLAIKGVYQAIKQQDASLLALYDKRVHAQRTPRELRESGHKMGKRLLKLARSLYPWMDFSLIDEAVQEHGAFCGITTIHGYINYQLEIGLDEAITGHLYTSVNAYVNSALRLLPIGQTEAQMLIQKLLNDIDSEWSQIRDEDPEDMHSFGIAQEIYAMRHESLPARLFMS; encoded by the coding sequence ATGATGCACAGCGGCACGAAGTTGCTCCGTTATGTTCAACTGCTGGATTCGGCCCTGCCCATCGGCGGGTTCTCCCACTCGTTCGGTCTGGAGGCATACACTCATGACGGTAGAATACGGACTACTGCCCAGCTGGAACAGTTCATTCGCGGCCAGCTCCATTCCAGCCTCGTACGGCTCGATGGTCTTGCCATCAAAGGCGTCTACCAGGCCATTAAACAACAGGATGCCTCCCTTCTAGCCCTTTACGACAAACGTGTACACGCGCAGCGAACCCCCAGGGAACTGCGGGAAAGCGGGCACAAGATGGGGAAGCGATTACTTAAGCTTGCGAGATCACTTTACCCGTGGATGGACTTTTCCCTAATCGACGAAGCCGTACAGGAACACGGAGCCTTTTGCGGCATTACAACGATTCACGGCTACATCAATTATCAGCTGGAAATTGGTCTGGATGAAGCCATCACTGGACATTTGTATACCTCAGTTAATGCTTATGTTAATAGCGCTCTGCGTCTTCTGCCCATCGGGCAAACCGAAGCACAGATGCTTATTCAAAAACTTTTGAATGATATCGATTCTGAATGGTCTCAAATTCGGGACGAAGACCCGGAAGATATGCACAGCTTCGGTATTGCCCAGGAAATCTACGCTATGCGGCACGAGAGCCTGCCAGCTCGTCTGTTCATGTCCTAA
- the ureC gene encoding urease subunit alpha, whose amino-acid sequence MKRMSREQYASMFGPTTGDAVRLADTELWAEIEHDYAVYGDESKFGGGKVIRDGMGQSTSALRSDGTPDTVITNAVIIDHWGIVKADIGIRDGHICAIGKSGNPDTMDGVDPALVIGASTEIIAGEGMIVTAGGIDTHIHFICPQQIQTALSSGVTTMIGGGTGPATGTKATTCTPGAWHIHRMLESAEAFPMNIGYLGKGNSSSTAPLIEQIEAGVIGLKLHEDWGTTPSAIDACLTAAGEHDVQVAIHTDTLNETGFLENTLAAINGRTIHTYHTEGAGGGHAPDIIRAAGESYVIPSSTNPTRPYTRNTVEEHLDMLMVCHHLDPSIPEDVAFADSRIRPETIAAEDILHDLGVFSIISSDSQAMGRVGEVIIRTWQTADKMKKQRGKLELTSGSPSDNDRIKRYVAKYTINPAIAHGIGHLVGSVEVGKLADLIVWNPAYFGVKPEMVIKGGMITFAQMGDPNASIPTPQPVFGRPMFGAYGGALTKGSITFVSQAAADAGIKDALGLNKRVEPVKGCRSVSKKDMIHNDVTPIIEVDPETYEVRADGELLTCEPADELPMAQRYFMF is encoded by the coding sequence ATGAAACGAATGAGCCGCGAACAATACGCGTCCATGTTCGGACCTACAACCGGGGATGCTGTCAGACTGGCGGATACGGAACTATGGGCAGAGATTGAGCATGATTATGCAGTTTACGGAGATGAAAGCAAATTCGGCGGCGGCAAGGTTATTCGTGACGGGATGGGTCAGTCCACATCAGCCCTTCGCAGTGATGGGACACCCGATACCGTCATTACCAACGCCGTCATCATTGATCATTGGGGGATTGTAAAAGCAGATATCGGTATTCGCGACGGCCACATCTGCGCAATCGGAAAATCCGGTAACCCGGATACGATGGACGGAGTCGATCCCGCGCTGGTTATTGGCGCATCGACCGAAATCATTGCCGGGGAAGGCATGATTGTGACCGCAGGAGGCATTGATACCCATATTCATTTTATTTGTCCACAACAGATTCAAACGGCATTATCTTCAGGTGTAACAACCATGATCGGTGGTGGTACAGGACCTGCAACCGGCACCAAAGCCACCACCTGTACACCCGGAGCCTGGCATATCCACCGTATGTTAGAGTCCGCAGAGGCATTCCCCATGAATATCGGTTATCTCGGCAAAGGCAATAGTTCCAGCACCGCTCCATTAATTGAACAGATTGAAGCCGGGGTCATTGGACTGAAACTGCACGAAGATTGGGGCACAACACCAAGTGCTATCGATGCCTGTCTGACCGCAGCCGGAGAACATGATGTCCAGGTAGCCATTCATACCGATACGCTGAACGAGACCGGATTTCTCGAAAATACACTGGCGGCCATTAACGGACGCACAATCCACACCTATCATACGGAAGGTGCTGGCGGCGGACACGCGCCAGATATTATCCGTGCTGCCGGAGAGTCTTACGTCATCCCCTCTTCAACCAACCCAACACGTCCTTACACACGCAATACCGTAGAAGAACATCTCGATATGCTGATGGTTTGTCACCATCTGGACCCTTCGATCCCCGAAGACGTTGCCTTTGCTGATTCGCGGATTCGCCCCGAAACGATCGCGGCCGAAGACATTTTGCATGATCTTGGTGTATTCAGCATCATCAGTTCCGATTCACAGGCGATGGGCCGGGTTGGCGAAGTCATTATTCGCACCTGGCAGACCGCTGACAAGATGAAAAAGCAGCGAGGCAAGCTTGAACTGACCTCAGGCTCACCCTCCGATAACGATCGGATCAAAAGGTATGTCGCCAAATATACGATCAATCCAGCTATCGCTCACGGCATAGGCCATCTCGTTGGTTCCGTGGAGGTTGGCAAGCTCGCAGACCTGATCGTCTGGAATCCGGCCTATTTCGGGGTAAAGCCTGAGATGGTCATCAAGGGCGGTATGATCACCTTCGCTCAGATGGGTGACCCCAACGCATCGATCCCTACGCCGCAGCCCGTATTCGGCAGACCGATGTTCGGCGCTTACGGCGGCGCACTCACCAAAGGGTCGATCACCTTTGTCTCCCAAGCCGCAGCAGATGCAGGAATCAAGGATGCACTAGGTTTGAACAAGCGCGTGGAACCTGTCAAAGGCTGCCGTTCGGTGAGCAAAAAGGACATGATTCATAACGACGTTACACCCATCATTGAAGTCGATCCCGAAACCTACGAGGTACGGGCCGATGGTGAACTTCTCACCTGTGAGCCCGCGGACGAATTACCGATGGCACAACGCTATTTCATGTTTTGA
- a CDS encoding urease subunit beta — protein sequence MIPGEYRLKQDDEIICHPDRLTVRLIVLNRGDRPVQVGSHVHFYEVNAALDFDRASAFGHRLHIPAGTAVRFEPGEEKPVELTTFGGKRQIYGFNGLTEGSADQPPDPQKLETFLKTFAPPVQNGGEPL from the coding sequence ATGATCCCAGGTGAATATCGCTTAAAACAGGATGATGAGATCATCTGTCATCCCGATCGCTTAACCGTGCGTCTGATTGTACTGAACCGCGGCGACCGTCCGGTTCAGGTTGGTTCTCACGTTCATTTCTATGAAGTCAATGCTGCGCTGGACTTTGATCGCGCTTCCGCTTTCGGACATCGCCTGCATATTCCGGCAGGCACCGCTGTTCGTTTTGAACCCGGTGAGGAAAAACCGGTCGAACTCACCACATTTGGCGGCAAACGTCAGATTTATGGATTTAACGGACTAACCGAAGGATCAGCCGATCAGCCACCTGATCCACAGAAACTGGAAACATTTCTGAAGACATTCGCACCCCCTGTGCAGAACGGAGGGGAACCTCTATGA
- a CDS encoding urease subunit gamma, with product MHWTEQEKEKLLITVAANLARERRGRGLKLNVPEAIALLTSELMERARDGMSVAELMRYGGTILTREDCMEGVPDMIPEVQVEATFPDGTKLVTVHEPIR from the coding sequence TTGCACTGGACTGAGCAGGAAAAAGAAAAACTCCTGATTACCGTGGCTGCTAACCTCGCCCGCGAACGCAGAGGACGCGGACTGAAACTGAATGTTCCCGAAGCTATCGCATTGTTGACCTCCGAGCTCATGGAACGTGCACGCGATGGCATGAGTGTTGCAGAGTTGATGAGATACGGCGGCACGATCCTGACACGCGAAGACTGCATGGAAGGTGTACCCGATATGATTCCTGAGGTACAGGTGGAAGCCACTTTTCCTGACGGAACAAAACTGGTCACTGTCCATGAACCTATACGCTGA
- the urtA gene encoding urea ABC transporter substrate-binding protein — MKKRSVKLWSVLLGAVIALTGCVEGGTSPEASGSGGAGEPASSGDTIKVGVLHSLSGTMAISEVSVKDAEMLAIEEINAAGGVLGKQIEPVVEDGASDWPTFAEKAGKLLQQDKVAAVFGGWTSASRKAMLPVFEQNKGLLFYPVQYEGLESSPNIFYTGATTNQQIVPSVTWLLENRGKKFYLLGSDYVFPKTANQVIKAQLAAEGGEVVGEEYTPLGHTDYSTIISKIKAAKPDIVYNTLNGDSNVAFFKQLKDAGISSEQLTTLSVSVAEEEIRGIGADVLKGHLASWNYYQTTETPENKTFVEKYKEKYGADRVTADPIEAGYVAVYLWKAAVEKAGSTDVEKVKEAAKGLEFDAPEGKVTVDGENQHIYKTVRIGEVQEDGQFKELWNSGAPVKPDPYLKTYEWGASLSAK; from the coding sequence TTGAAGAAGAGGTCGGTCAAGTTATGGAGTGTTTTGCTCGGTGCAGTCATTGCGTTGACAGGATGTGTGGAGGGTGGAACGTCACCTGAGGCATCGGGTTCCGGTGGGGCGGGAGAGCCAGCTTCATCCGGAGATACGATTAAAGTAGGTGTTCTTCACTCCCTGAGTGGAACGATGGCAATCAGTGAAGTGTCGGTTAAGGATGCGGAGATGCTTGCCATTGAAGAGATCAATGCAGCGGGCGGAGTTCTGGGTAAACAGATCGAGCCTGTGGTCGAGGATGGCGCTTCCGATTGGCCTACATTTGCAGAGAAAGCTGGGAAGCTGCTGCAGCAGGATAAAGTAGCCGCTGTGTTTGGCGGATGGACCTCTGCGAGCAGGAAGGCGATGCTTCCGGTGTTTGAGCAGAACAAAGGTCTGTTGTTCTACCCGGTGCAATATGAGGGATTGGAATCATCACCCAACATTTTTTATACAGGAGCGACAACGAATCAGCAGATCGTTCCATCCGTAACCTGGTTGCTCGAGAACAGGGGCAAGAAGTTTTACCTGCTGGGTTCGGATTATGTTTTCCCGAAAACCGCCAATCAGGTTATTAAAGCTCAGCTTGCAGCTGAGGGCGGTGAAGTGGTGGGGGAGGAATATACACCGCTGGGACATACGGATTACAGTACAATTATCAGCAAAATCAAGGCTGCCAAGCCGGATATTGTATACAACACGCTGAACGGAGACAGCAATGTCGCCTTTTTCAAACAATTAAAGGATGCCGGGATCTCTTCGGAACAGTTGACAACTCTGTCAGTGAGTGTGGCGGAGGAAGAAATTCGGGGGATTGGTGCTGATGTATTGAAAGGGCATTTGGCCTCCTGGAACTATTATCAGACAACAGAAACACCTGAAAATAAAACATTTGTAGAGAAATATAAAGAAAAATACGGAGCTGACCGGGTGACGGCCGATCCGATTGAAGCGGGATATGTGGCCGTTTATCTGTGGAAAGCAGCCGTGGAAAAAGCCGGATCAACCGATGTTGAAAAGGTGAAGGAGGCCGCCAAAGGTCTGGAATTCGATGCACCGGAAGGAAAAGTGACGGTGGACGGAGAGAACCAGCATATCTACAAAACGGTGCGGATTGGCGAAGTGCAGGAAGATGGACAGTTCAAGGAATTGTGGAACTCCGGCGCACCCGTCAAACCTGATCCATATCTGAAAACGTACGAGTGGGGCGCTTCCCTCAGTGCCAAATAG
- the urtB gene encoding urea ABC transporter permease subunit UrtB — MDMFVLQMFNGLSISSILLLIALGLAVTFGLMNVINMAHGELIMIGAYATYVTQNLFISYAPQAWFDVYFIVALPIAFGVAALIGWLLEVVLIRHLYGRPLDSLLATWGVGMMLQQLARTIFGAPNVGVSSPAWLNGGLTVADGIVFPYKRLFIIALVVIVLLCMYLYIYRTSSGRRMRAVMQNRSMAGCLGISTRRVDGMTFAIGSGIAGIAGCALTLIGPIGPSLGTYYIVDAFMVVVLGGVGKLVGTVCGALGIGMFNTLFETYTSASIGKVLVFVCIVAFLQWKPRGLVAIRTRSLD, encoded by the coding sequence ATGGATATGTTTGTCCTGCAAATGTTCAATGGGTTAAGCATCAGTTCCATCCTGTTGCTGATTGCATTGGGACTCGCGGTTACATTTGGGTTGATGAATGTCATTAACATGGCGCATGGTGAATTGATCATGATCGGCGCTTACGCTACGTATGTGACGCAAAATCTGTTCATTTCGTATGCTCCGCAAGCGTGGTTCGATGTCTACTTTATTGTGGCTCTGCCTATCGCCTTTGGTGTGGCGGCTCTTATAGGCTGGTTGCTGGAAGTGGTGCTGATCAGGCATCTGTATGGGAGGCCGCTCGACAGTCTGCTTGCTACATGGGGTGTGGGCATGATGCTGCAACAATTGGCCCGAACGATATTTGGGGCGCCAAATGTAGGGGTATCCAGTCCTGCTTGGCTCAACGGAGGTTTGACCGTCGCGGACGGTATTGTGTTTCCGTATAAACGTCTTTTCATTATCGCGCTGGTTGTGATTGTGTTGCTCTGCATGTATCTATACATCTATCGGACTTCTTCCGGGAGACGGATGAGGGCCGTGATGCAGAATCGAAGCATGGCGGGCTGTCTTGGGATTTCCACCAGGCGAGTGGATGGCATGACCTTTGCGATTGGTTCAGGCATTGCCGGCATCGCTGGATGTGCGTTGACACTTATCGGCCCGATTGGTCCTTCGCTGGGCACGTATTATATCGTGGATGCATTCATGGTGGTTGTACTGGGCGGTGTGGGGAAACTGGTGGGAACTGTGTGTGGTGCACTCGGCATTGGCATGTTCAACACGTTATTTGAAACGTATACCTCAGCCTCCATCGGTAAGGTGCTGGTGTTTGTCTGTATTGTAGCTTTCCTGCAATGGAAGCCACGTGGGCTCGTTGCCATACGGACCCGGAGTCTCGATTAA